In a genomic window of Chloroflexota bacterium:
- a CDS encoding alpha-ketoacid dehydrogenase subunit beta has protein sequence MAVTSAPDAPAEAATRQIFMSQALHEALDEEMARDPNVFVMGEEVGIWGGAYNVTAGLLEKWGEARIIDTPISEAAIGGAAVGAAVTGCRPVAEFMYSDFMGIAMDQIVNQAAKNRYMFGGAAKLPITYRAPFGAGTGNAAQHTQSLEAWFAHVPGLKVVTCSSPHDAKGLLKSSIREDNVVIFFEHKAIYSMRGPVPEDEYTIPLGMADVKREGSDVSVVTYARQVHYALEAAEQLAGEGIDVEVVDVRTLYPLDVDTILASVHKTNHAVVVYEAARFGGFGAEIASQIQEHGFDDLDAPVLRVAGSHSPIPFSEPLEKGAIPDPERIAAAVRESLQGSR, from the coding sequence ATGGCTGTCACGAGCGCACCCGACGCCCCGGCCGAAGCCGCCACCCGCCAGATCTTCATGAGCCAGGCGCTGCACGAAGCCCTGGACGAGGAGATGGCCCGCGACCCCAACGTCTTCGTCATGGGCGAAGAGGTCGGCATCTGGGGCGGGGCCTACAACGTCACCGCCGGCCTGCTGGAGAAGTGGGGCGAGGCGCGCATCATCGACACGCCAATCTCCGAGGCGGCCATCGGCGGCGCGGCGGTTGGCGCCGCTGTCACCGGCTGCCGGCCCGTGGCCGAGTTCATGTACTCGGACTTCATGGGCATCGCCATGGACCAGATCGTCAATCAGGCCGCCAAGAACCGCTATATGTTCGGTGGCGCCGCCAAGCTGCCCATCACCTACCGCGCGCCCTTCGGCGCCGGCACCGGCAACGCGGCGCAGCACACGCAGAGCCTCGAAGCCTGGTTCGCGCACGTGCCCGGGCTCAAAGTGGTCACCTGCTCGTCGCCACACGACGCGAAGGGCCTGCTGAAGTCGTCCATCCGCGAGGACAACGTGGTCATATTCTTCGAGCACAAGGCCATCTATTCCATGCGCGGCCCCGTGCCCGAGGATGAATACACCATCCCGCTGGGTATGGCCGACGTGAAGCGCGAGGGCAGCGATGTCAGCGTCGTGACCTACGCGCGCCAGGTGCACTACGCGCTGGAGGCTGCCGAGCAGCTGGCCGGCGAGGGCATCGATGTCGAAGTCGTCGATGTCCGCACGCTCTATCCGCTCGACGTGGACACCATCCTGGCCTCCGTGCACAAGACGAATCACGCCGTCGTGGTCTACGAGGCGGCGCGCTTCGGCGGATTTGGCGCCGAGATCGCTTCCCAGATCCAGGAGCATGGCTTCGACGATCTCGATGCGCCCGTGCTGCGGGTGGCCGGGTCGCACTCGCCCATTCCGTTCTCGGAGCCGCTCGAAAAGGGCGCCATCCCGGACCCGGAGCGGATCGCCGCGGCCGTTCGAGAGTCGCTGCAAGGCTCCCGCTAG
- a CDS encoding thiamine pyrophosphate-dependent dehydrogenase E1 component subunit alpha — protein MRRIRRFEEAAEVAYRAAKMRGALHFYIGEEATATGVCAALNEGDFITSTHRGHGHCIAKGARLDKMMAELYGRTTGYCGGKGGSMHIADVASGNLGANGIVGAGVPIAVGAALGSKLRNDGKVTVCFFGDAAGPTGAFHEGVNMGSVLNVPVVFVCENNQYGMATHTEYANAAPVGDRGPAYGMPSERIDGNDIFEVYERAKVAIDRARGGEGPTLIEAVTYRQKGHTIHDSKGYRDEEEIAKWIARDPIERFKRAVLEAKALTEAEMQAIDDEVEEAITQAEEFAEASPWPTLDAIEQDVYV, from the coding sequence ATGCGCCGCATCCGCCGCTTCGAGGAGGCCGCCGAGGTGGCCTATCGCGCGGCCAAGATGCGCGGCGCGCTGCACTTCTACATCGGTGAGGAAGCGACGGCCACCGGCGTCTGCGCCGCGCTGAACGAGGGTGACTTCATCACCAGCACGCACCGCGGTCACGGCCACTGCATCGCCAAGGGCGCGCGCCTGGACAAGATGATGGCCGAGCTTTACGGACGCACCACCGGCTACTGCGGCGGCAAGGGCGGCTCGATGCACATCGCCGACGTGGCCAGCGGCAACCTGGGCGCCAACGGCATCGTCGGCGCGGGCGTGCCCATCGCCGTGGGCGCCGCGCTGGGGTCCAAGCTGCGCAACGACGGCAAGGTCACCGTCTGTTTCTTCGGTGACGCCGCCGGACCCACCGGCGCCTTCCACGAAGGCGTGAACATGGGTTCGGTGCTCAACGTGCCGGTGGTCTTCGTCTGCGAGAACAACCAGTACGGCATGGCCACCCACACCGAATACGCCAACGCCGCGCCGGTGGGCGACCGCGGCCCGGCCTACGGCATGCCGAGCGAGCGCATCGACGGCAACGACATCTTCGAGGTCTACGAGCGGGCCAAGGTGGCCATCGACCGCGCCCGCGGTGGCGAAGGCCCCACACTGATCGAGGCCGTCACCTACCGCCAGAAGGGCCACACCATCCACGACTCCAAGGGGTATCGCGACGAAGAAGAGATCGCCAAGTGGATCGCGCGCGATCCCATCGAACGGTTCAAGCGGGCGGTCCTCGAGGCCAAGGCGCTGACCGAAGCCGAGATGCAGGCGATCGACGACGAGGTCGAGGAAGCCATCACGCAGGCCGAGGAGTTTGCCGAGGCCAGCCCCTGGCCCACGCTGGACGCCATCGAACAGGACGTGTACGTCTAG
- a CDS encoding 3-isopropylmalate dehydrogenase, whose translation MHNIALIPGDGTGPEVTAEALKVLEAAAQVGGFTYDTTTLDFGGERYLRTGETLPDGAIDDLRQFDAIFLGAIGHPEVLPGILEKNILLRIRFELDQYINLRPVKLYPNVETPLAGKGPEDIDFIIVRENTEGIYTGMGGVQYAGTPNEVSTQIHCTTYHGASRCVRYAFELTRARARTNQLHLVAKTNVLTYVHGTWWRAFNEIGDADFPEITRDYAHVDAATMWMVKNPEWFDVVVTENLFGDIITDLGAMIQGGMGIAAGGNVNPEGVSMFEPIGGSAPKYTGQGVINPLAAINAMQMLLDDIGEHAAAQRVESAVVKALESGRFESMSAGRMGMSTSEAGDFVASLV comes from the coding sequence ATGCACAACATCGCACTGATTCCGGGTGACGGCACCGGACCGGAGGTCACCGCCGAGGCACTGAAGGTGCTCGAGGCCGCCGCCCAGGTTGGCGGATTCACCTACGACACCACCACCCTCGACTTCGGCGGCGAGCGCTATCTGCGCACCGGCGAAACGTTGCCGGACGGCGCCATCGACGACCTGCGCCAATTCGACGCCATCTTCCTTGGCGCCATCGGTCACCCCGAGGTGCTGCCCGGCATTCTTGAGAAGAACATCCTGCTGCGGATTCGCTTCGAGCTCGACCAATACATCAACCTGCGGCCGGTGAAGCTCTATCCCAACGTGGAGACGCCGCTCGCGGGCAAGGGCCCCGAGGACATCGACTTCATCATCGTGCGCGAGAACACCGAGGGCATTTACACCGGCATGGGCGGCGTGCAGTACGCCGGCACGCCGAATGAGGTTTCCACGCAGATTCACTGCACCACCTATCACGGTGCGTCGCGCTGCGTGCGCTACGCCTTCGAGCTCACCCGCGCCCGCGCGCGAACCAACCAGTTGCATCTGGTGGCGAAGACCAACGTGCTGACCTACGTGCACGGCACGTGGTGGCGAGCCTTCAACGAGATCGGCGACGCCGACTTCCCCGAAATCACGCGCGACTACGCGCACGTCGACGCCGCCACGATGTGGATGGTCAAGAACCCCGAGTGGTTCGATGTCGTCGTCACCGAGAACCTGTTCGGCGACATCATCACGGACCTGGGCGCGATGATTCAGGGCGGCATGGGCATCGCGGCCGGCGGCAACGTGAATCCCGAGGGCGTGTCGATGTTCGAGCCCATCGGCGGCTCCGCGCCCAAGTACACCGGGCAGGGCGTCATCAACCCGCTGGCGGCCATCAACGCCATGCAGATGCTGCTGGACGACATCGGCGAGCACGCGGCCGCCCAGCGCGTCGAGTCCGCCGTCGTCAAGGCGCTGGAGAGCGGACGCTTCGAATCCATGAGCGCCGGCCGCATGGGCATGTCCACCTCGGAAGCCGGGGACTTCGTCGCGAGTCTCGTCTAG
- a CDS encoding DciA family protein, with protein MRRRRSGQARPLADLLAELGERSDMRYGRRRLDTTQAIEGALQAVLGDDAAARCQPAGYVGTTAILACRSNASAQIVAMYLPQIMDDMRRRVAHADVQELRLTVAPEFWAAV; from the coding sequence ATGCGCCGGCGTAGATCGGGCCAGGCGCGGCCGCTCGCCGATCTGCTGGCCGAGCTCGGCGAGCGCTCTGACATGCGCTACGGCCGCCGTCGACTCGACACCACCCAAGCGATCGAAGGCGCCCTGCAGGCCGTCTTGGGCGACGACGCGGCCGCTCGCTGCCAGCCGGCCGGGTACGTGGGGACGACCGCGATTCTGGCCTGCCGATCGAATGCGTCTGCCCAGATCGTGGCGATGTACCTGCCCCAGATCATGGACGACATGCGCCGTCGCGTGGCCCATGCCGACGTGCAAGAGCTGCGGCTGACCGTGGCGCCCGAGTTCTGGGCCGCGGTCTAG
- a CDS encoding DNA replication/repair protein RecF, translating to MHVVTLNLLNFRNYARLDLELPVGPLVVQGGNAQGKSNLLDAVHILATGRSMRGGPEAAWINVDAPDEAPFARIRAQVRAASGEEDLELVVARTSAGGGVRRRVRIGGAARRLADLPGRLQAVSFAPADLTLLTGPPRERRRWLDMALAQLDRDYVAALADYDVVLTRRNALLRRIRAGQGRPPELEFWDARLAPLAVRVVQRRTDFVQAMQPLLAAEYAQITDDSTLAVSYAATATAADPAEHAEALRQARIGDVERGVTSLGPHRDDLALHLGTHPLASFGSRGQLRLAGVALKLAQFELAQRRTGERPVLLLDDVAAELDPHHRRLLLERLTPSAQTIVTTADPAGLDAPLLDRATHLVVERGRIRAPHAPA from the coding sequence ATGCATGTCGTCACGCTGAATTTGCTCAACTTTCGCAACTACGCCCGGCTTGATCTCGAGTTGCCGGTCGGCCCGCTCGTCGTGCAAGGGGGCAACGCCCAGGGCAAGAGCAATCTGCTGGACGCGGTGCACATCCTGGCGACCGGCCGCAGCATGCGCGGCGGGCCCGAAGCCGCCTGGATCAACGTGGACGCGCCCGACGAGGCGCCCTTCGCGCGGATCCGGGCGCAGGTCCGGGCGGCGTCCGGGGAGGAGGACTTGGAGCTCGTGGTTGCTCGGACGAGCGCGGGCGGCGGTGTGCGCCGCCGGGTGCGCATCGGCGGCGCCGCCCGACGCCTGGCCGATCTGCCGGGCCGCCTGCAAGCCGTCAGCTTTGCGCCGGCGGACTTGACGCTGCTCACCGGGCCGCCGCGCGAGCGGCGGCGGTGGCTGGATATGGCGCTGGCGCAGCTCGACCGTGACTACGTGGCGGCGCTGGCGGACTACGACGTTGTGCTCACGCGGCGCAACGCGCTCCTGCGCCGCATTCGCGCCGGGCAGGGCCGGCCGCCGGAGTTGGAATTCTGGGACGCGCGTCTCGCCCCGCTTGCGGTGCGGGTCGTCCAGCGGCGCACAGACTTCGTGCAAGCCATGCAACCGCTGCTCGCGGCGGAGTATGCGCAGATCACCGACGATTCAACGCTTGCCGTCAGCTACGCCGCCACGGCGACGGCCGCGGATCCCGCGGAGCATGCGGAGGCCCTGCGCCAGGCGCGGATCGGCGACGTCGAGCGTGGGGTGACCAGCCTGGGGCCGCATCGCGACGACCTCGCGCTCCACCTGGGCACGCACCCGCTGGCCAGCTTCGGCTCGCGCGGCCAGCTACGCTTGGCCGGGGTGGCACTCAAGTTGGCCCAATTCGAGCTTGCCCAGCGCCGGACCGGCGAGCGGCCGGTGCTGCTGCTCGACGACGTGGCGGCCGAGCTGGACCCGCACCACCGGCGCCTGCTGCTGGAACGCCTCACACCGTCGGCGCAGACCATCGTCACCACCGCCGATCCGGCCGGGCTGGACGCGCCGCTGCTCGACCGCGCGACGCATCTGGTCGTCGAACGCGGTCGCATTCGGGCCCCGCATGCGCCGGCGTAG
- a CDS encoding polysaccharide deacetylase family protein yields MAGDRDDSQDHVERWRGLSGIPVEAAFLHAYRSAGAARHLGYPLTPGVFVDDTLLQYFTHGRLEAPGRSTPWPVGVPRRTNLGEHLARALAGADAAPESLGVFEAAVETPELRARAGASVGAPITWRGAPTQLFQREIVRLMPVSPGTRRPVRGNLGELYVGLTVDERARGEGEPSPIDRPVVSTPEPVIAPVLTYHHTRGADAFRDHLTALLDEGLEPISFDQLIAAIEGWATLPPRAFVLTFDDGWLGQYHDALPVLLELRVPATFFVLPGFDRHGQGHMTIDQIRDVRAAGMTVGSHTLNHARLPSLIRQNLGAAQAEVVLSRADLERDVDGVDYFAYPNGLYDDDVIQLVRDSGYRAAVTTVSGTAHSLDRRYELRRVAADAWGSLAATRRAIRQAAANDGVESPI; encoded by the coding sequence GTGGCTGGCGACCGCGACGATTCGCAAGACCACGTCGAGCGTTGGCGCGGGCTGAGCGGCATTCCCGTCGAGGCGGCGTTTCTCCACGCCTATCGCAGCGCCGGCGCCGCCCGGCACCTCGGCTATCCCCTGACGCCGGGGGTGTTCGTCGACGACACTCTCCTCCAATACTTCACGCACGGCCGCCTGGAAGCGCCCGGACGCTCGACGCCATGGCCCGTCGGCGTGCCGCGGCGCACGAACCTGGGCGAACACCTGGCCCGTGCGCTGGCCGGTGCGGACGCCGCGCCCGAGTCGTTGGGCGTCTTCGAGGCCGCGGTGGAAACGCCTGAGCTCCGCGCCCGCGCGGGCGCCAGCGTGGGCGCGCCGATCACCTGGCGCGGCGCTCCGACCCAGCTGTTTCAGCGCGAGATCGTGCGGCTCATGCCAGTGTCGCCCGGAACCCGGCGACCGGTGCGCGGAAATCTTGGCGAACTGTACGTCGGACTCACCGTCGACGAGCGCGCCCGCGGCGAAGGCGAACCGTCGCCCATCGACCGACCGGTGGTTTCAACGCCCGAGCCGGTGATCGCGCCCGTGCTCACCTATCACCACACGCGCGGCGCGGACGCGTTTCGCGATCACCTCACCGCCCTGCTCGACGAGGGCCTGGAGCCGATCTCGTTCGACCAGTTGATCGCGGCCATCGAGGGTTGGGCCACGCTGCCGCCGCGCGCGTTCGTGCTCACCTTCGACGACGGGTGGTTGGGTCAGTATCACGACGCGCTGCCCGTCCTGCTCGAGCTGCGCGTCCCCGCCACGTTCTTCGTCCTGCCGGGATTCGACCGCCATGGGCAAGGCCACATGACCATCGACCAGATACGCGACGTGCGTGCCGCCGGCATGACCGTCGGCTCACACACACTGAACCACGCCCGGTTGCCGTCCCTGATCAGGCAAAACCTGGGCGCGGCGCAGGCGGAGGTGGTGCTGTCGCGGGCCGATCTTGAGCGCGATGTCGACGGCGTCGACTACTTCGCCTATCCGAATGGACTCTACGACGACGACGTGATCCAGCTCGTGCGCGACTCCGGCTACCGCGCGGCGGTCACGACGGTGTCCGGCACGGCGCATTCGCTGGACCGCCGCTACGAGCTGCGCCGCGTGGCCGCGGATGCGTGGGGGTCGCTGGCGGCGACGCGCCGCGCCATCCGCCAGGCGGCCGCCAACGACGGAGTCGAGTCGCCGATCTGA